One genomic segment of Actinomycetes bacterium includes these proteins:
- a CDS encoding ABC transporter permease: MNLSRPLRWGLGTAAAVVLAFVYVPLAVVLVNSFNASKVFAWPPKEFTTHWWTQVIGNPGIREAVLTSFEVGVVATLIALVLGTLLSFALARYKFFGQQTLSLLVVLPIALPGIVTALAFRTAFRSVLGVELSMWTVAVSHATFCIVVVYNNVIARLRRTGTNPQEASMDLGADSFMTFRLVTFPLLRGAMLGGALLAFGLSFDEIVVTLFTAPPGVTTVPIWIFQNLFRPNQAPVVNVVAAILVVLSVIPIYFSQKLSGDAGHAGGRL, from the coding sequence GTGAACCTGTCCCGCCCGCTCAGGTGGGGGCTCGGGACGGCCGCGGCCGTCGTGTTGGCGTTCGTCTACGTGCCGCTCGCGGTGGTGCTGGTCAACTCGTTCAACGCCAGCAAGGTCTTCGCCTGGCCGCCGAAGGAGTTCACCACGCACTGGTGGACGCAGGTGATCGGCAACCCCGGGATCCGGGAGGCCGTGCTGACCTCCTTCGAGGTGGGCGTGGTCGCCACGCTCATCGCACTGGTGCTCGGCACGCTGCTGTCGTTCGCACTGGCGCGGTACAAGTTCTTCGGCCAGCAGACCTTGTCGCTGCTCGTGGTGCTCCCGATCGCGCTGCCCGGCATCGTGACGGCGCTCGCGTTCCGGACCGCCTTCCGGTCTGTCCTCGGCGTCGAGCTGTCGATGTGGACGGTGGCGGTCTCGCACGCCACGTTCTGCATCGTCGTCGTCTACAACAACGTGATCGCCCGGCTGCGGCGCACCGGCACCAACCCGCAGGAGGCGTCGATGGACCTCGGCGCGGACAGCTTCATGACGTTCCGGCTGGTCACCTTCCCACTGCTGCGCGGCGCCATGCTCGGCGGGGCGCTGCTCGCGTTCGGGCTGTCCTTCGACGAGATCGTCGTCACGCTGTTCACCGCGCCACCGGGCGTGACCACCGTGCCGATCTGGATCTTCCAGAACCTGTTCCGGCCGAACCAGGCGCCGGTCGTCAACGTGGTGGCGGCCATCCTCGTGGTGCTGTCCGTGATCCCGATCTACTTCAGCCAGAAGCTGTCCGGGGACGCCGGCCATGCCGGAGGGCGCCTGTAG
- a CDS encoding ABC transporter permease: MFRRPRLRLAGVLGLPMLWLVLIYFAALFSLLITSFYSVDEFTNAVVHTFTTQNFVDVFTDPAYLKATLRTVGIAASVTVICIVLALPMAFFMAKVASRRWRNLLVALVITPLWAAYLVKVYAWQAMVQPVTGVIAWMLKPFGLSGPGYGITAVILTLSYLWLPYMILPIYAGLERLPDSLLDAAGDLGARSGRTVRTVVLPLIYPSIVAGSIFTFSLSLGDYITVQIVGGKTQMLGNIVYQNYTSNLPFAATIALIPVAIMVVYLAAVRRTGALENL; the protein is encoded by the coding sequence ATGTTCCGCCGGCCGCGGCTGCGGCTGGCGGGAGTGCTCGGCCTGCCCATGCTGTGGCTGGTCCTGATCTACTTCGCCGCGCTGTTCTCGCTGCTCATCACGTCGTTCTACAGCGTCGACGAGTTCACCAACGCCGTCGTGCACACCTTCACGACGCAGAACTTCGTCGACGTGTTCACCGACCCGGCGTACCTCAAGGCGACCCTGCGCACGGTGGGCATCGCCGCCTCCGTCACCGTGATCTGCATCGTGCTGGCGCTGCCCATGGCGTTCTTCATGGCGAAGGTGGCGTCGCGCCGGTGGCGCAACCTGCTCGTCGCGCTGGTCATCACGCCGCTGTGGGCGGCCTACCTGGTCAAGGTCTACGCCTGGCAGGCCATGGTGCAGCCTGTGACGGGCGTCATCGCCTGGATGCTCAAGCCGTTCGGGCTGAGCGGCCCGGGCTACGGCATCACCGCGGTGATCCTCACCCTGTCCTACCTGTGGCTGCCGTACATGATCCTGCCGATCTACGCGGGGCTGGAGCGGCTGCCCGACTCGCTGCTGGACGCGGCCGGCGACCTGGGCGCCAGGTCCGGCCGGACGGTCCGCACCGTGGTGCTGCCGCTGATCTACCCCTCGATCGTGGCCGGGTCGATCTTCACGTTCTCGCTGAGCCTGGGCGACTACATCACCGTGCAGATCGTCGGCGGCAAGACCCAGATGCTGGGCAACATCGTCTACCAGAACTACACGTCCAACCTGCCGTTCGCGGCGACCATCGCGCTGATCCCGGTGGCGATCATGGTGGTCTACCTCGCCGCGGTGCGCCGGACCGGCGCGCTGGAGAACTTGTGA
- a CDS encoding ABC transporter substrate-binding protein — protein MAHKRLFKVAAVGALAALLATACGGSSSGGGGTSTQAEPPKLEALQSLGTGEGQVNILAWAGYAENGSTDPKVDWVTPFEKATGCKANVQVANTSDEMFEKMGSGQFDVVSASGDSSLRMIYAGKVAPVNTSLLTNYADIPAWQKTQQWNSVNGVAYGIPHGWGAQLLAYRTDLAKPAPDSWSVAYDANTPYKGKVTVYDSPTDGIAMAAVYLMATQPDLGIKNPYALDQKQFDAAVKLATDQKALVGSYWSAYTDAQKALESGSTVVGSTWQIIVNLAKADKAPVESVLPKEGATGWADTWMVDAKSPHPNCAYLWMNHITSPAVQAQVAEWFGEAPANTKACDLTTDKTHCDTFHAKDEAYFKQIWFWSTPQSGCLDGRTDTTCVPYSEWTKAWSSLRNS, from the coding sequence ATGGCTCACAAGCGGCTGTTCAAGGTCGCCGCGGTCGGCGCGCTCGCCGCGCTGCTGGCGACCGCGTGCGGGGGCAGCTCGAGCGGCGGTGGCGGCACCAGCACCCAGGCCGAGCCGCCGAAGCTGGAGGCCCTGCAGTCCCTGGGTACGGGCGAGGGACAGGTCAACATCCTGGCCTGGGCCGGGTACGCCGAGAACGGGAGCACCGACCCCAAGGTCGACTGGGTCACCCCGTTCGAAAAGGCGACCGGCTGCAAGGCCAACGTCCAGGTGGCCAACACCTCCGACGAGATGTTCGAGAAGATGGGCTCCGGGCAGTTCGACGTCGTGTCGGCGTCCGGCGACTCGTCCCTGCGGATGATCTACGCGGGCAAGGTCGCGCCGGTGAACACCTCGCTGCTCACCAACTACGCCGACATCCCGGCGTGGCAGAAGACCCAGCAGTGGAACTCGGTGAACGGCGTCGCCTACGGCATCCCGCACGGCTGGGGCGCCCAGCTGCTGGCCTACCGCACCGACCTCGCCAAGCCCGCCCCTGACTCCTGGAGCGTGGCCTACGACGCGAACACGCCGTACAAGGGCAAGGTCACCGTCTACGACTCCCCCACCGACGGCATCGCGATGGCCGCGGTGTACCTGATGGCCACCCAGCCCGACCTCGGGATCAAGAACCCGTACGCGCTGGACCAAAAGCAGTTCGACGCCGCCGTCAAGCTGGCCACCGACCAGAAGGCGCTGGTCGGATCGTACTGGTCGGCGTACACCGACGCGCAGAAGGCGCTGGAGAGCGGCAGCACGGTGGTCGGCTCGACCTGGCAGATCATCGTGAACCTGGCCAAGGCCGACAAGGCCCCGGTCGAGTCGGTGCTGCCGAAGGAGGGCGCCACCGGCTGGGCGGACACCTGGATGGTCGATGCGAAGTCACCACACCCGAACTGCGCCTACCTGTGGATGAACCACATCACCTCGCCGGCGGTCCAGGCGCAGGTGGCCGAGTGGTTCGGCGAGGCGCCGGCGAACACCAAGGCGTGCGACCTGACCACGGACAAGACGCACTGTGACACGTTCCACGCCAAGGACGAGGCCTACTTCAAGCAGATCTGGTTCTGGTCCACGCCGCAGTCCGGCTGCCTGGACGGGCGCACCGACACCACGTGCGTGCCGTACTCGGAGTGGACGAAGGCGTGGAGCAGCCTGCGCAACAGCTGA
- a CDS encoding ABC transporter ATP-binding protein: MSAHVSAAATGHPAVAVSLRGLRKVFGSGDHQVVAVESVDLDVLHGEFLTLLGPSGSGKTTVLRMIAGFELPTEGTILLGGQDVTRAAPFLRDVNTVFQDYALFPHMTVQENVEYGLRVKKVPKAERRERARAALATVRLDGYGDRHPSQLSGGQRQRVALARALVNRPKVLLLDEPLGALDLKLREEMQVELKAIQRQVGITFVFVTHDQEEALTMSDRIVVFSRGRIEQVGEPAEVYERPATSFVAGFVGTSNLLQGGAARTVFGKDGVFSVRPEKIRVAAEDEQPRAGEDGATGTVRDVVYVGPATRFLVDLDAGGTLVALQQNLRTSSQDVQGLRDTRVRLIWNKEHEFSVASAAGAGEPNG, encoded by the coding sequence ATGAGTGCGCACGTCTCTGCCGCGGCCACCGGTCACCCGGCGGTGGCGGTGAGCCTGCGCGGGCTGCGCAAAGTCTTCGGCTCCGGCGACCACCAGGTGGTCGCCGTCGAGTCGGTCGACCTCGACGTCCTCCACGGCGAGTTCCTGACCCTGCTCGGCCCGTCCGGGTCCGGCAAGACCACCGTGCTGCGCATGATCGCCGGGTTCGAACTGCCCACCGAGGGGACCATCCTGCTCGGCGGCCAGGATGTCACCCGGGCCGCGCCGTTCCTGCGCGACGTCAACACGGTCTTCCAGGACTACGCCCTGTTCCCGCACATGACCGTTCAGGAGAACGTCGAGTACGGGCTGCGGGTGAAGAAGGTCCCCAAGGCCGAGCGCCGGGAGCGGGCACGCGCCGCGCTGGCCACCGTGCGCCTGGACGGCTACGGCGACCGGCATCCGTCCCAGCTCTCCGGCGGCCAGCGGCAGCGGGTGGCCCTGGCCCGCGCCCTGGTCAACCGGCCCAAGGTGCTCCTGCTCGACGAGCCGCTGGGCGCGCTGGACCTCAAGCTGCGCGAGGAGATGCAGGTCGAGCTGAAGGCCATCCAGCGGCAGGTCGGGATCACGTTCGTGTTCGTGACCCACGACCAGGAGGAGGCCCTCACCATGTCGGACCGGATCGTGGTGTTCAGCCGCGGCCGGATCGAGCAGGTGGGCGAACCCGCTGAGGTCTACGAGCGCCCGGCGACCTCCTTCGTGGCGGGCTTCGTCGGCACCTCGAACCTGCTTCAGGGTGGCGCCGCCCGGACCGTGTTCGGCAAGGACGGCGTGTTCAGCGTGCGACCCGAGAAGATCCGGGTCGCCGCCGAGGACGAGCAGCCGAGGGCGGGCGAGGACGGCGCGACCGGCACCGTGCGCGACGTCGTCTACGTCGGGCCGGCCACCCGGTTCCTGGTGGACCTCGACGCGGGCGGCACCCTCGTGGCGCTCCAGCAGAACCTGCGGACGTCGTCCCAGGACGTCCAGGGCCTGCGGGACACGCGGGTCCGGCTGATCTGGAACAAGGAACACGAGTTCTCGGTGGCATCCGCTGCCGGTGCGGGCGAGCCCAACGGATGA
- a CDS encoding alpha/beta hydrolase produces the protein MAGTPRAPRTKAMRPLDWALPPTPVYREVLSVQPVDLPADGRDRPPLLFVHGMGHGAWCFAEHWLPAAARRGFPAYAVSLRGHGGSGGHRRLGRTVLRDYVHDVLQTAVSLPRPPVLVGQSMGGTVVQMVLDRYPAPAGVLVAPAPLHAGFRSLGAIARQRPTHALRTLVGGSLPMTADALFEGLDPATAAGYIGRTGRESPLVQYDVALLNRKVGPVRAPVLVVGTPDDRYVPLSDVQITAERFGVEPVLFPGMGHDLMLDAGQDRVLDTILDWVDEAVG, from the coding sequence ATGGCGGGCACGCCGCGTGCGCCCCGGACCAAGGCGATGCGCCCGCTCGACTGGGCGCTGCCGCCCACCCCGGTGTACCGCGAGGTGCTGTCGGTGCAGCCGGTCGACCTCCCTGCCGACGGGCGGGACCGCCCCCCGCTGCTGTTCGTCCACGGCATGGGGCACGGTGCCTGGTGCTTCGCCGAGCACTGGCTGCCGGCCGCGGCCCGTCGCGGCTTCCCGGCGTACGCGGTGTCGCTGCGCGGCCACGGCGGGTCCGGCGGCCACCGCCGGCTGGGCCGCACCGTGCTGCGGGACTACGTCCACGACGTGCTGCAGACCGCCGTCTCGCTGCCCCGGCCCCCGGTGCTCGTCGGGCAGTCGATGGGCGGGACCGTGGTACAGATGGTGCTCGACCGCTACCCCGCGCCGGCTGGCGTGCTGGTCGCGCCCGCACCGCTGCACGCCGGGTTCCGCAGCCTGGGCGCGATCGCACGCCAGCGGCCCACCCACGCGCTACGCACCCTCGTCGGGGGCAGCCTGCCGATGACGGCGGACGCGCTGTTCGAGGGCCTCGACCCGGCCACCGCCGCCGGCTACATCGGGCGTACCGGGCGGGAGTCGCCGCTCGTGCAGTACGACGTCGCGCTGCTCAACCGGAAGGTCGGCCCGGTGCGGGCGCCGGTGCTGGTCGTGGGCACCCCCGACGACCGGTACGTCCCGCTGTCCGACGTGCAGATCACGGCCGAGCGGTTCGGCGTCGAGCCGGTGCTGTTCCCCGGGATGGGGCACGACCTGATGCTGGACGCCGGCCAGGACCGGGTGCTCGACACGATCCTGGACTGGGTCGACGAGGCGGTCGGGTAG